The following proteins are encoded in a genomic region of Bombus pyrosoma isolate SC7728 linkage group LG1, ASM1482585v1, whole genome shotgun sequence:
- the LOC122567330 gene encoding protein TIPIN homolog, with protein sequence MTTLSNTSDYDEEDEHDIIAEYENQESDGDQGNVQKNSDSENDQSKEENTVRRIDSSSSKKHIVRNPLPKLNTERLKGPKGIHTIEKYFEGFKFHGQGYEKLDLDRVMKRLEHWGHRLFPKLDFDDFLERLEKLGTKKDLQVFIRKYRQDMINEDNDIINEDNIDAEENIIQDEPIDEFDLLIAEQIEKQKQVMQQTAINVPTTNNDVFDKLLSQSNTMSSQSVTNAPTSSHLSDEVKARIERNRQQAVQRRLARFKEIQEEAKRKKLEEPESNETPYAENNELENNSQKTDKSHEI encoded by the coding sequence ATGACGACATTATCGAATACTTCCGATTACGATGAAGAAGATGAGCACGACATAATAGCTGAATATGAAAATCAAGAGTCAGATGGAGATCAGGGTAATGTTCAGAAGAATTCAGATTCTGAAAATGATCAAAGTAAAGAAGAGAATACTGTAAGAAGAATTGATTCATCATCATCTAAGAAACATATAGTAAGAAATCCTTTACCTAAATTAAATACAGAACGTTTAAAGGGTCCTAAAGGAATTCACactattgaaaaatattttgaagggTTTAAGTTTCATGGACAAGGATATGAAAAGTTAGATTTGGATCGAGTTATGAAAAGACTAGAACATTGGGGACACAGACTGTTTCCTAAATTGGACTTTGATGATTTTCTTGAAAGACTAGAAAAATTGGGTACTAAAAAGGATCTTCAGGTgtttataaggaaatatagACAAGATATGATTAATGAagataatgatattattaatgaagATAACATAGATgctgaagaaaatataatacaagatGAACCCATTGATGAATTTGACTTATTGATTGCagaacaaatagaaaaacaaaaacaagTTATGCAACAGACAGCAATTAATGTACCTACTACTAACAATGatgtatttgataaattattatcacaGTCTAATACCATGAGTTCTCAATCTGTAACTAATGCTCCTACTTCTTCGCACTTAAGTGATGAAGTAAAAGCACGTATAGAAAGAAACAGACAACAAGCTGTTCAAAGAAGACTTGCaagatttaaagaaatacagGAAGAAGCCAAGAGAAAAAAACTTGAAGAACCAGAAAGCAATGAAACTCCATATGCAGAGAATAATGagcttgaaaataattcacaaaaaacagataaaagtcatgaaatttag
- the LOC122567425 gene encoding U6 snRNA-associated Sm-like protein LSm6: MSRKEALSQFIQQIHGRPVVVKLNSGVDYRGVLACLDGYMNIALEQTEEYVNGQLKDKYGDAFIRGNNVLYISTQKRRT; this comes from the exons ATGAGTCGTAAGGAAGCATTATCGCAATTTATTCAACAAATACATGGACGTCCTGTTGTCGTAAAGCTGAATAGTGGTGTAGATTATAGAG GTGTTTTAGCTTGTCTTGATGGTTACATGAATATAGCTCTTGAACAAACAGAAGAATATGTAAATGGTCAATTAAAAGACAAGTATGGTGATGCTTTTATTCGTGGTAATAATGTCTTATATATCAGTACACAAAAACGTAGAacttaa
- the LOC122567433 gene encoding uncharacterized protein LOC122567433 yields the protein MPGTPMKEENDTLQKLQITERPPVVNCEPVVREITQTDRLNKKLLVSLLERMNKSNGEFDKFMDKENTSYDSQDDNEF from the coding sequence ATGCCAGGAACACCGATGAAGGAAGAAAACGATACGTTACAGAAACTACAAATAACGGAACGCCCTCCGGTTGTAAACTGTGAGCCTGTTGTGCGAGAAATAACACAAACCGAtagattaaacaaaaaattattagtatCTCTCTTAGAAAGAATGAATAAATCAAATGGtgaattcgataaatttatgGACAAGGAAAATACTAGTTACGATTCTCAAGatgataatgaattttaa
- the LOC122567413 gene encoding alpha-endosulfine — MSDDQANELSETVELSSNDIEKIEEAKLRAKFPNTGRPISGHSAFLQKRLAKGQKYFDSGDYQMAKQKYTAKPKPAGVLPTGDAIPTPETVPQRKTSIIQQKFNTTSTS, encoded by the exons ATGAGCGACGATCAAGCAAATGAACTGTCTGAAACAGTTGag ttaTCTTCaaatgatattgaaaaaatagaagaagcaaaattaagagcaaaatttccaaatactGGTCGTCCAATTAGTGGACATTCAGCATTTCTACAGAAGAGGCTAGCTAAAGgg caaaaatattttgattctGGAGATTATCAAATGgcaaaacaaaaatatacagcTAAGCCAAAGCCAGCTGGTGTTCTGCCAACAGGTGATGCTATACCTACACCTGAAACTGTACCACAACGAAAGACATCTATTATccaacaaaaatttaatacaacaaGTACATCATAA
- the LOC122567196 gene encoding very long-chain-fatty-acid--CoA ligase bubblegum-like isoform X2 yields MNTVQPLQTNETIKEFTMNNKDIASEDSYYPSNETGLDGPDQILPADSFTTTKIDGRVRIQLNNEDLNPISVPGLLSNTVRKYPNHIALTAIPDETGHRKTYTFTEYENQIKIVAKAFLKLGLERFHGVCILGFNSPEWLFSNLGAIYAGGIAVGIYTTNTPDACQHCLQTSQANIVVVEDSKQLEKILQIRHNLPHLKTIIQYTGTPNEKDVLSWNNLIKIGEAESDDKLNEVLKRIATNECCTLVFTSGTVGYPKAVMLSHDNLIYDVRSMNRTFKFKTAYEHIISYLPLSHVAAQVIDIYYCIYTVATLHFADKNALKGSLINTLLEVRPTIFVGVPRVWEKIYSKLQSEINTGFIKTCIVSWATSQGYHYNVNRMNGNDHKHWGYIFAKWLIFNKIKTALGLDRCHHCITAAAPLSTQIKEYLLSLDIPILEVYGMSECSGGHILSAPDQFKLGSVGRTIPGLKTKLDNPDSNGEGEICMYGRHIFMGYLNEPEKTAEALDGEKWLHSGDLGKIDSNGFLHITGRIKELIITAGGENIPPIHIEELILAELPALSNALLIGDKRKYLTILLTLKTKVNSETSEPTDDFTEETLKWLQSIGSTSKTISDVLKTHDPLVYEEIDKAIKRANTKSISNAQRVQKFQILPKDFSHVTGELGPTLKLKRNVVYKKYENLIEDMYK; encoded by the exons ATGAATACGGTACAGCCGCTCCAgacaaatgaaacaataaaagaatttacgaTGAACAACAAG GATATAGCCAGTGAAGATTCCTATTATCCGAGTAACGAAACTGGTCTAGATG gACCTGATCAAATTTTGCCCGCTGATAGTTTCACGACTACAAAAATAGACGGACGTGTacgaatacaattaaataacgaaGATTTGAATCCCATATCAGTTCCTGGATTACTGTCAAATACAGTTAGAAAATACCCTAATCATATCGCTCTAACAGCAATACCTGATGAAACTGGTCATAGAAAAACATATACTTTTAC CGAGTATgagaatcaaataaaaatcgtgGCCAAGGCTTTTCTAAAATTAGGTTTAGAACGATTCCACGGCGTTTGCATTCTAGGATTCAATAGCCCGGAATGGTTGTTCTCAAATCTCGGCGCTATATACGCAGG AGGAATTGCTGTCGGAATATATACAACCAATACTCCAGATGCATGTCAACATTGCCTTCAAACTAGCCAGGCGAACATAGTAGTAGTCGAAGATTCAAAacaattggaaaaaatattacaaataagaCACAATCTTCCtcatttaaaaacaattattcaaTACACCGGCACACCGAACGAGAAGGACGTTTTAAGC tggaataatttaataaaaatcggaGAAGCAGAATCTGATGACAAATTAAACGAGGTTCTGAAAAGAATTGCAACGAATGAATGCTGTACTTTGGTTTTCACg TCAGGTACAGTTGGATATCCGAAGGCTGTAATGTTAAGTCATGACAATCTTATATATGATGTTCGATCTATGAATagaacttttaaatttaaaaccgCTTATGAACATATAATCTCTTATTTACCTTTATCTCACGTTGCAGCACAG GTAATCGATATATATTACTGCATATATACAGTTGCTACGTTACATTTCGCGGACAAGAATGCTCTTAAAGGcagtttaattaatactttacTTGAGGTACGACCTACTATATTTGTAGGTGTACCAAGGGTATGGGAGAAAATATACTCTAAACTGCAAAGTGAAATTAATACtggatttattaaaacatgtaTTGTTTCTTGGGCAACATCTCAAGGATATCATTACAATGTAAATAGAATGAATGGTAACGATCACAAACATTGGGGCTATATCTTTGCCAAATGgctaatttttaacaaaataaaaacagcACTTGGTTTGGATAGATGTCATCATTGCATTACTGCAGCTGCCCCCTTAAGTACACAAATCAAAGAATATCTTTTAAGTTTAGACATCCCTATACTTGAAGTGTATGGAATGTCTGAATGTAGCGGTGGACATATTTTAAGTGCACCTGATCAGTTCAA ATTAGGTTCTGTTGGTCGAACTATTCCTGGACTTAAGACAAAATTAGATAATCCAGACAGCAATGGTGAAGGAGAAATTTGTATGTATGGAAGACACATATTTATGGGATATCTAAATGAACCTGAAAAAACAGCGGAAGCATTAGATGGAGAGAAATGGTTACACAGTGGTGATCTAGGGAAAATTGATTCAAATggatttttacatattacag gaagaataaaagaattaattattactgcTGGTGGAGAAAATATACCACCAATTCATATAGAAGAGCTAATATTAGCTGAATTGCCTGCATTAAGCAATGCTTTATTGATTGGGGACAAACGAAAATATCTTACCATATTACTTACTTTAAAG ACTAAAGTTAATTCTGAAACTAGTGAACCAACAGATGACTTCACTGAAGAAACTTTAAAATGGTTACAATCTATTGGAAGTACATCAAAAACAATTTCTGATGTTTTAAAAACACATGATCCTCTT GTATATGAGGAAATTGATAAAGCAATTAAAAGAGCCAATACGAAATCTATAAGTAATGCACAAAGAGTACAGAAGTTCCAAATTTTACCAAAGGATTTCTCACATGTCACTGGAGAATTGGGACCAACACTTAAACTTAAAAGGAATgttgtttataaaaaatatgaaaatttgatagaagatatgtataagtaa
- the LOC122567196 gene encoding very long-chain-fatty-acid--CoA ligase bubblegum-like isoform X1, whose product MVILLFKDNMNTVQPLQTNETIKEFTMNNKDIASEDSYYPSNETGLDGPDQILPADSFTTTKIDGRVRIQLNNEDLNPISVPGLLSNTVRKYPNHIALTAIPDETGHRKTYTFTEYENQIKIVAKAFLKLGLERFHGVCILGFNSPEWLFSNLGAIYAGGIAVGIYTTNTPDACQHCLQTSQANIVVVEDSKQLEKILQIRHNLPHLKTIIQYTGTPNEKDVLSWNNLIKIGEAESDDKLNEVLKRIATNECCTLVFTSGTVGYPKAVMLSHDNLIYDVRSMNRTFKFKTAYEHIISYLPLSHVAAQVIDIYYCIYTVATLHFADKNALKGSLINTLLEVRPTIFVGVPRVWEKIYSKLQSEINTGFIKTCIVSWATSQGYHYNVNRMNGNDHKHWGYIFAKWLIFNKIKTALGLDRCHHCITAAAPLSTQIKEYLLSLDIPILEVYGMSECSGGHILSAPDQFKLGSVGRTIPGLKTKLDNPDSNGEGEICMYGRHIFMGYLNEPEKTAEALDGEKWLHSGDLGKIDSNGFLHITGRIKELIITAGGENIPPIHIEELILAELPALSNALLIGDKRKYLTILLTLKTKVNSETSEPTDDFTEETLKWLQSIGSTSKTISDVLKTHDPLVYEEIDKAIKRANTKSISNAQRVQKFQILPKDFSHVTGELGPTLKLKRNVVYKKYENLIEDMYK is encoded by the exons ATGGTTATTCTACTTTTTAAAG ATAACATGAATACGGTACAGCCGCTCCAgacaaatgaaacaataaaagaatttacgaTGAACAACAAG GATATAGCCAGTGAAGATTCCTATTATCCGAGTAACGAAACTGGTCTAGATG gACCTGATCAAATTTTGCCCGCTGATAGTTTCACGACTACAAAAATAGACGGACGTGTacgaatacaattaaataacgaaGATTTGAATCCCATATCAGTTCCTGGATTACTGTCAAATACAGTTAGAAAATACCCTAATCATATCGCTCTAACAGCAATACCTGATGAAACTGGTCATAGAAAAACATATACTTTTAC CGAGTATgagaatcaaataaaaatcgtgGCCAAGGCTTTTCTAAAATTAGGTTTAGAACGATTCCACGGCGTTTGCATTCTAGGATTCAATAGCCCGGAATGGTTGTTCTCAAATCTCGGCGCTATATACGCAGG AGGAATTGCTGTCGGAATATATACAACCAATACTCCAGATGCATGTCAACATTGCCTTCAAACTAGCCAGGCGAACATAGTAGTAGTCGAAGATTCAAAacaattggaaaaaatattacaaataagaCACAATCTTCCtcatttaaaaacaattattcaaTACACCGGCACACCGAACGAGAAGGACGTTTTAAGC tggaataatttaataaaaatcggaGAAGCAGAATCTGATGACAAATTAAACGAGGTTCTGAAAAGAATTGCAACGAATGAATGCTGTACTTTGGTTTTCACg TCAGGTACAGTTGGATATCCGAAGGCTGTAATGTTAAGTCATGACAATCTTATATATGATGTTCGATCTATGAATagaacttttaaatttaaaaccgCTTATGAACATATAATCTCTTATTTACCTTTATCTCACGTTGCAGCACAG GTAATCGATATATATTACTGCATATATACAGTTGCTACGTTACATTTCGCGGACAAGAATGCTCTTAAAGGcagtttaattaatactttacTTGAGGTACGACCTACTATATTTGTAGGTGTACCAAGGGTATGGGAGAAAATATACTCTAAACTGCAAAGTGAAATTAATACtggatttattaaaacatgtaTTGTTTCTTGGGCAACATCTCAAGGATATCATTACAATGTAAATAGAATGAATGGTAACGATCACAAACATTGGGGCTATATCTTTGCCAAATGgctaatttttaacaaaataaaaacagcACTTGGTTTGGATAGATGTCATCATTGCATTACTGCAGCTGCCCCCTTAAGTACACAAATCAAAGAATATCTTTTAAGTTTAGACATCCCTATACTTGAAGTGTATGGAATGTCTGAATGTAGCGGTGGACATATTTTAAGTGCACCTGATCAGTTCAA ATTAGGTTCTGTTGGTCGAACTATTCCTGGACTTAAGACAAAATTAGATAATCCAGACAGCAATGGTGAAGGAGAAATTTGTATGTATGGAAGACACATATTTATGGGATATCTAAATGAACCTGAAAAAACAGCGGAAGCATTAGATGGAGAGAAATGGTTACACAGTGGTGATCTAGGGAAAATTGATTCAAATggatttttacatattacag gaagaataaaagaattaattattactgcTGGTGGAGAAAATATACCACCAATTCATATAGAAGAGCTAATATTAGCTGAATTGCCTGCATTAAGCAATGCTTTATTGATTGGGGACAAACGAAAATATCTTACCATATTACTTACTTTAAAG ACTAAAGTTAATTCTGAAACTAGTGAACCAACAGATGACTTCACTGAAGAAACTTTAAAATGGTTACAATCTATTGGAAGTACATCAAAAACAATTTCTGATGTTTTAAAAACACATGATCCTCTT GTATATGAGGAAATTGATAAAGCAATTAAAAGAGCCAATACGAAATCTATAAGTAATGCACAAAGAGTACAGAAGTTCCAAATTTTACCAAAGGATTTCTCACATGTCACTGGAGAATTGGGACCAACACTTAAACTTAAAAGGAATgttgtttataaaaaatatgaaaatttgatagaagatatgtataagtaa